Proteins from one Fragaria vesca subsp. vesca linkage group LG6, FraVesHawaii_1.0, whole genome shotgun sequence genomic window:
- the LOC101311785 gene encoding protein TPX2-like: protein MSPMHFKKGDLLIYYEKRREREKCNWHIHVSSGESRQKLDAGRSRQTLNPKPQTFLHKSKLGHTSATHFSTAIKTQKEDRTIDVREPATPFVSMAEMMNRFQSSTRDLPLPHANGSLSHMKPKLTLTRPKEPEFETSQRVRSS, encoded by the exons ATGTCTCCTATGCATTTCAAGAAGGGAGATCTTCTAA TATACTATGAAAAG AGAAGAGAACGTGAAAAATGCAACTGGCACATCCATGTTAGCTCAGGAGAATCACGGCAGAAGTTGGATGCTGGAAGATCTAGACAG ACTCTTAATCCCAAACCCCAAACATTCCTCCACAAGTCAAAACTGGGTCATACCAGTGCCACACATTTTTCAACTGCTATTAAAACTCAAAAAGAGGACAGGACG ATTGATGTTCGGGAACCTGCAACACCATTTGTTTCAATGGCAGAAATGATGAACAGGTTCCAATCAAGTACCAGAGACTTGCCGCTGCCGCATGCTAATGGTTCTCTCTCACAC ATGAAGCCTAAACTCACCTTAACAAGACCAAAGGAGCCAGAATTTGAGAC